The following proteins are co-located in the Noviherbaspirillum sp. UKPF54 genome:
- a CDS encoding AbrB family transcriptional regulator, protein MPSSPVRPILLAFALGLLSALLCEWLNTPLPWMIGPLFCTAAARMAGMELHAPTQVRQAGQWAIGTALGLYFTPAVLKVLTSYAAFIAAAVLFALALGAACGWVLHRLSGIDRTTAFFAMAVGGASEMASQGERHGAAVDRVAAAHSLRIMLVVAIIPFCFKYAGIHGVDVFMPGMRAVSYGGLLVLVLLTSACALGLNRLGWPNAWVIGPLLAAIVLTAREVRLSALPEWMAHLGQLFIGISLGTRFTPTFLHTAPRYLASVALSGTLALAVSAAFGVALAVASGMHPATAILATAPGGIAEMSLTARNLQLGVPIVTAFHVARMAALVLTIGPLFRAARHLKAK, encoded by the coding sequence ATGCCCAGCTCGCCCGTCCGCCCCATCCTCCTCGCCTTCGCCCTCGGCCTGCTATCGGCCCTGCTCTGCGAATGGCTCAACACGCCGCTGCCGTGGATGATCGGCCCCTTGTTTTGCACCGCCGCCGCGCGCATGGCTGGCATGGAATTGCACGCGCCGACCCAGGTGCGCCAAGCCGGCCAATGGGCCATCGGCACGGCGCTCGGCCTGTACTTCACGCCGGCCGTCCTGAAAGTGCTGACGTCGTATGCCGCATTCATCGCCGCCGCGGTCCTGTTTGCGCTGGCGCTCGGCGCGGCATGCGGCTGGGTGCTTCACAGGCTTTCCGGCATCGACCGCACCACGGCGTTTTTCGCGATGGCCGTCGGCGGCGCGTCCGAGATGGCGAGCCAGGGCGAGCGCCACGGCGCGGCGGTGGACAGGGTGGCCGCGGCCCATAGCCTGCGCATCATGCTGGTGGTGGCGATCATTCCGTTCTGCTTCAAGTATGCCGGGATCCACGGCGTGGACGTGTTCATGCCGGGCATGCGCGCGGTCAGCTACGGCGGCCTGCTGGTCCTGGTGCTGCTCACCAGCGCCTGCGCGCTGGGATTGAATCGCCTGGGCTGGCCCAACGCCTGGGTGATCGGCCCGCTGCTGGCGGCCATCGTCCTCACCGCGCGTGAGGTGCGCCTGTCTGCGCTGCCGGAATGGATGGCGCATCTGGGCCAGCTGTTCATCGGCATTTCGCTCGGCACCCGCTTCACCCCGACCTTCCTGCATACCGCGCCGCGCTATCTGGCCAGCGTGGCCTTGTCCGGCACATTGGCGCTGGCCGTCTCCGCCGCGTTCGGCGTTGCGCTGGCGGTCGCCAGCGGCATGCACCCGGCGACGGCGATTCTCGCCACCGCGCCGGGCGGGATCGCGGAAATGAGCCTGACCGCCAGAAACCTGCAGCTGGGCGTGCCGATCGTCACCGCCTTTCACGTCGCGCGCATGGCGGCGCTGGTCCTGACCATCGGCCCCTTGTTCCGCGCGGCACGTCATCTAAAAGCCAAGTAA
- a CDS encoding Rrf2 family transcriptional regulator, which yields MQLTQYTDYSLRVMAYLAQLGSQTTISEITNYFAVSRNHLVKVVHNLARHGLIRSTRGKGGGIQLARPADQIFLGEIVRITEPNFDLVECFDPSGDCCIVSKQCGLKNPLIDAHRAFMAVLDRSTLAEAVHTTAWKPMTIHAKPALA from the coding sequence ATGCAGCTTACCCAATACACGGATTATTCCCTGCGCGTGATGGCATATCTCGCGCAACTCGGCAGTCAAACCACGATTTCCGAAATCACCAATTATTTCGCCGTATCGCGCAACCACCTGGTGAAGGTGGTGCACAACCTGGCCCGGCACGGCCTGATCCGCAGCACGCGCGGCAAGGGCGGCGGCATCCAGCTGGCGCGCCCGGCCGACCAGATCTTCCTGGGCGAGATCGTGCGCATCACCGAGCCGAATTTCGACCTGGTGGAATGCTTCGATCCCAGCGGCGATTGCTGCATCGTGAGCAAGCAGTGCGGCTTGAAAAACCCGCTGATCGACGCCCATCGCGCCTTCATGGCAGTGCTCGACCGCAGCACGCTGGCCGAAGCGGTGCATACCACGGCATGGAAACCGATGACCATCCACGCCAAGCCGGCGCTGGCCTAG